The nucleotide sequence GATCATGAGGTTATCGGTTACGAACGTTCTGTGGCTTCTGTTTTCTATTCCTTTTTGGTTCATTATTATTTCGGTGCTAAATTTGCCGATACCAGAAGACATTATCATTGTGGATGGCGACATCAATTCGGTAATTAAAGCGGGTTGGTGGTTGCTCGGCAATATGTTGCTATTGCCACTTATTCTTGCTCCGTTTACCTTCTTTCCGGCGACCTCAGCGATGTTCTCGGTCGCCCGGAAATGGGTAACAGGTGATGTGGATGTTCCACTCTTCAAAACATTCTTCCAAAGCTATAAGTCTAACTTCAAACAAGCTATGCTCGGCGGTATCCTCTATTCATTACTGATACTTATTCTTGTCGTGGATTATATTTTCTTCATTGAACATTTTCCTGTAGTAGGGTACTTGTTCATCTTCTTGATGTTTCTAACAGTTGTCTCAATGTTCCACTACTTCTCATTGTTGTCTCACTTCCATATGAAGACACTTCAATTGCTTAAGAATGCACTCATCCTGACGATTGGACGTCCGATTCGTTCGTTACTCATCGTTTTTGGAATAGTTGCGGTATTTTTGATTCTGAGGCAATTTCCGGTATTATTCCTGTTCTTCTCAGGAAGTATCGTAGCAGTGTATACGTTCTATCATTTCAACTTAGTTGTTCAGAAGATGATCATACAGAGGGAAGCAATCGAAGCAAAAGAAGGACAAGATGGACAAGCAACTGATGATGGCAAACAATCCCAAGCTTAAGTCGATTTACTTTACGGTGTGACCTGCTTATAATAGAAGTATTCCTGCCATGCGCGTTACGACGCTTTATTGTTTTGAACCAATGTTAGTTTCAAAGGGAGCCCTAGATTACGAACGCTGATGACATGCCCCCGAAAAGGGACGTCAAAGGCAAAGTTGCGAGCACCCACCTGCGAGAGCGGGTTCGAAACAATTACGTTGGACGGCAATGGCGGGTTTTTTCTTGTCTATGGTCTTTTATCCCTAGGATAAGCATGGTAATATAGAAGAAGCGCCATAGCGAACCGGAGGGAGCGAGTAACTTGTTGAAACGAGTGCTAATCGGACTAATCCGAAGCCATGAAAATACAAGCGATAGAGCGAAAGACCCAAAGCTTAAATCTCATTACTATCGGTTATCGAAGGATCGTACTTGGGATGAAGTCATCTCGATTTTGAAGAAAATGAAGGGCTATCGAGTATTGCATGAAGTGCAGAACGTTGGAGAAATTGTAATGGAAAAAAAGACGGTATCAGGCCGTACGATGGACATTACAATTCAGATTGTTACTGCTAGCCCAGGAACGACAGCGGTCGATATTTACTCGGCATCCCGTGGCTCGTTGGGTGATTTGGGTGCGAATTATCGAATCATTCAAGAGATTTATAGTGTGCTAGATCGCAAGCTATCCAATAATAAAATCTAATAGGTTATGAAAAAAGAATGCGAGAAAGGCAGTTAGGCCGATGCTCGCATTCTTTTTGTTATAGATAGTTAATAGTTGGATTGAAATTACAGCAGTTCCTTAACTGCAGCAATTGCTGCGTCATAGTTCGGGTGCTCTGTCATTTCGCTGAGAACTTCAACGTAAGTAATCTTATCGTTAGCATCTACAACGAAGATAGATCTCATGTCCAGGCTAAGCTCCTTAATAAGGACTCCATACGCTTTAGCGAAGCTGTTATCTTTGTAATCGGACAGCATAACGACGCGATCTACACCCGCAGCGCCGCACCAACGAGCTTGGGCGAATGGGAGATCTGCACTTACTGTCAGAACGGCAACTTGATCGCCGAGCTGTGAAGCAACTTCGTTGAAACGACGTGTTTGCGCATCGCAGACACCAGTATCGATTGAGGGAACGACACTAATGAGTTTTACTTTACCTGAAAAGTCTTGGAGGGAAGCAACCTCTAATAAATTTTTGTTCAGTACGAAGTCTGGTGCTGTGTTACCTGCAGCAAGGACGGGACCTACGAGTGTAATCGGATTACCTTTAAGTGTTGCAGAACGTTCTTGTGACATGAATTTATTCCTCCTTCATTGATAAGACTTGCCGTTATTATTATAATCGTAATCAAATACCCTTGTCCAATGTATGGAAAGATGGACGATTGGATTGTGAGTGGGGAGAGGTTGAAGTGGAATTAAGGCAGCTACAATATTTCGTTAAAGTTGCAAGATTACAGCATGTTACGAAAGCGGCCGAAGAGCTTCATGTGGCGCAATCTGCAGTGAGTCGACAAATACACCGATTGGAAGAAGAATTAGGTGTGCGCTTATTCATGCAACGCGGACGCAATGTTCAATTGACACCTGTGGGTCAATTGTTTTTGAAACGAGCAGAAAATATATTAAACGACCTTGATCAATCCGTGATCGAGCTTCATGAATTTTTAGACCCAGAGGTTGGCGAAATCAGATTAGGTTTCCCGCATAGTCTTGGGATCAATATGGTGCCTCAGGCCGTGGCGGCATTTCGCAAGCTTCATCCGCGTGTACGCTTTCGATTTCGTCAAGGGATGTATCCTTCGCTAATACGTGATGTGATTGAGGCAGAGGTCGATCTTGCATTCATTTCCCCTTTTCCTGAAAAAAATGATCAAGTTACCGGTGAAATTATACTCACAGAGGAGTTATTTGCGATTTTGCCGGAAAATCATCGACTTGCGATGGAAGATTCAATTCCACTCAGCGAGTTAAAGGATGAGATATTCGTTCTTTTTAGTGAAGGGTACTCACTTCGTCCGATTGTATGGGAAGCATGTAAAGCGGCGGGGTTTACACCGAAGATTGCTTTCGAAGGTGAGGAGACCGGGACGATTCGTGGTCTTGTAGCTGCTGGGATGGGTGTAAGCCTCTTGCCTGAGATGGCAATGTACCATACGAGCTCAATGATGCCAGCTGTTGTAAATATAAGCTCGCCCCATGTTACGAGAACGATCGGGCTAATCCGAAGATCGGAAGAGAAAATGCCTCTCGTCGTTCAGATGTTTCATTCGTTCTTACTGGACTTTTTTAGCAAGCAGAATAAATAAAATCGATGAAAAAAAGAGGGCATGTATCTCCTGGAGGAGCGACAGCGTTTGCTTTGGGAATCGTGAAATAACCTTATAAAGGTTTACCAATTCAAATTTCACGATGACAACGGCAACCGAAAGAAGATACATTCCCGTAAAAATCATAATCGATAATAATTAAAGAGGCTCCCCAGTTGCTTATGGGATAGCCTCTTATTGTTGTCTATTCACGCCGATTAGCGAAGATCAAAATGTACTTAACGAGCTCGAGCAGGGAGATTAGAGCTGCGGCAACATAAGTTAAGGCTGCGGCATTGAGAACCTTAGCAACACCGCGTTCCTCATCGTTACTAATAAAGCCTTCAGCAATCATCAGATTGCGCGCACGCGAGCTTGCGTTAAACTCAACGGGGAGTGTGACGAGTTGGAAGGCAACAGCGGCTGAGAAGAAGATAATCCCTAGTCCAATCAAATTCATCGCATTGAATACAAAGCCTGCAATCAACATGAACGGTGCAATATTTGAAGCAAAGTTAACGACAGGGAACATACGGTGACGCAATGCGAGCATCGGATAATGGTTTGCGTGCTGAATCGCATGTCCAACTTCGTGGCAAGCGACGGATACAGCGGCAACCGAGTTTTGATCATATACCGTCTCGGATAAACGTACAACACGTTTAACGGGATCGTAATGGTCGCTTAATTGTCCTTGAATTCTTTCAATTGGAATTTGATTAAGCCCATTTCGATCAAGCATTGCGCGTGCAGCTTGTTGACCCGTGATGCCACTGCGAATGGGTACACCTGACCAACGATTGAACGTGCCCTTAACGCGAAACTGTGCCCAGAGTGACAGTAGAAATGCAATAATAATTAAAAAATCCATCGGGTGAAAAAAATACATGATGTCATCCCTCCAGCGGAATGAAAGTCTGTAAACTAAATTTACATGAAGTTGTTTTTACCTAATAAGAGGAGTAGTGCATCGATGCAAGCAGCGGTGCTCGGTGTGAGCGCACGATAGAGCCGCTTCGCTTGCTGTGGCTTTAATTGTTCCAATACAGGCTCCAGTTCCTTAACCTCGCGTTCAAGCTGTGTCATATGTGTCTGAAGCTCTGCAAGCTTACGGGAGACAGTAGCATTCGTTGTTGCGCGGTTTAAACTAGCCAGCTGTGTTTTAATTTCACCAAGTGTATATTTCTGCGCCTTCATCTCTTCAATACGATAGATGCGCTCTAAAGTGTCATCATCATAGAGTCTAAAGTTTCCGTTTGAACGCTTAGCCGGGTGCAACAAACCGATACTTGTATAATAGTCTATGGTGCGAGCGCTGAGCCCTGTTAAAGACGCCAGCTCGCCAATCCGGTAAAAGCGGGAGGTATTATTCTGTCGTTCTCTCATCGTCTTCACCATTCCTTTCTAGAGCTACTGTAATAATCATACTCATTTTGTGTTCTTTCAGTCAAACAGCTGTGCATTCGCCTATCAATGTCAGGTATATGTAAATAAATGCAAATTTAGTGGCGATTAATCTATTGGAAAGCTGATTTTCACCCCTTATAATGACAGTATCATTCACGTTATATGTTAGAAATTATAACATTTAACTCAAGGGGGAATTCTCATGTTCAAAAAGTCATTATTCGTGTTAGGTGTAATGATGGTATTGTTTCCCGCACTTGCAATTGCCGCTGATCCCTCGGCGGCGCAGCTCGATGCAGGAATTAGTTCCTTGTGGATCTTAGTATCAGGTATTCTTGTTCTATTAATGCAAGGGGGATTTATTCTTCTAGAAGCAGGCTCGACACGTATGAAAAATGCGGGTCACGTTGCCGGGAAAACAATCTTTACATTAGGACTTGCATCACTTGTATACTGGGCAGTTGGTTATGGTGTTGCTTTTGGTGGTGACGCAAGTGAATCTCTAAACAAATTTATAGGTATGGGTGACTTCTTCTATGAACCAAACTTCCTAGCTGTTGACGGCGATGGGTACCCATCATCCATTTTCTTCATATTTCAATTGGCATTCGTTGCAGTATCTCTTTCGATCGCCTGGGGCGGATTTGCTGAACGTGCGAAATTATCTTCCTACTTCATTTTCACGTTAGTATTCTGTTCAGTGATCTATCCGATCATTGCGCACTGGATTTGGGGTGGTGGCTGGCTTGCTGAAGACGGCTCGCAAGACTTCGCTGGATCTACTGTAGTTCACTTGTCTGGTGCGATGGCTGCTCTTGCGGCAACGATTCTTTTGAAGCCGAGAATCGGTCGCTTCAACAAAGATGGCTCTGCGAATGAAATTCCGGGTCACAATCAAGTGTTTACTGCATTAGCAGTTTTGCTTCTGTGGGTAGGTTGGTTTGGATTTAACGCAGGTAGTTGGCTTGCAGTTAGCGATGGCTTCTTCGGCTTCGTTGCATTTAACACACAGCTCGGTGCTTCAGGCGGTGCGGTTGCAGCATTGTTAGTTTCTTGGCTCTTGAACGGTAAGGCTGACATTACAGCGATGTTGAATGGCGCTCTTGCAGGACTTGTTGCGATAACTGCATCGTGTGCATTTGTTGATCCGTGGGCTGCAGTAGTCATTGGTTTAACTGCGGGCGTTCTCGTCGTATTTAGTACGAAGATGTTCGAAAAGTTAAAGATTGACGATCCGATTTATGCGCTATCCGTGCATGGTGCAGCAGGAGTATGGGGCACGTTGGCGAATGGTATTTTTGCAACAGATAAGTTGGTTGAACAAGTGGGTGTAGGTAAGCCTGGCCTATTATATGGTGGCGGCATGGAGCAATTATGGGTACAATTCGAATCTGTAGTCGTAGCTGGAGCATTCGCATTCTTTACTTCATTCCTTGTACTTTGGATCATTAAGAAGTCGATTGACTTCCGGGTAACTGAAGAACAAGAAATCATCGGTCTTGATCTTAGTGAGCACGGTAATTATGGTTATCCGGAGCAAATGAAAAAGACAGGAACGTCAGTCTAAACGAACGATTCATTAACCGATATCCTTTCAGGAGGTTATGAACGTAATGACTAATCCCCAAATCGAGCAAAGTATACTTCAAATTGAAGTCACTGATGATTTGCAGCAGCTTAGAACGATTCGGATGGGGGAACAGGAAAGAATTTCGCAAGCTATGTTCCATACGCCGATTCAATCGGTCATGAATGAGTTGAATCAACTACATGATGCACTCGTTATCAAAGTAATAGATCTTGCTGAGATCGAGATGGCACGGTTGGGGCACGGCGCCCCTCCCGTGCCATATGCATATATGCTTTACGGGAGTGCAGGGCGATCAGAGCAAACCCTATACAGCGATCAAGATAGTGGAATGATCTATGAGAACCCACCGGGGGAATATGAAGCAGCACAATATCGTAGTTACTTCCAACAACTGGCAACCCTTGCTGTCAACTATTTCATACAGTTAGGGTATCCGCCATGTGAAGGTAGCGTTATTGCTTCTAATCCTCAATGGTGTTTATCACTAACAGAGTGGGAATTTAAGATCAATAGCTGGTTTAAGGAGCCGAGCTGGGAAAGTGTACGTTATTTACTCATTGTTACAGATGGAAGGGTTGTTACTGGTCATAAATCGCTTGCGGAGCGTATGAAGGAGCGTTTTTTTTGCGATGTGCTTGAACAGCCTATCATTGTTCAAAGAATGCTCGAAAACACTTTAAGGCATAAAGTGCTTGTCGGTGTATTTGGTCAACTACTTCGTGAGCAATATGGCGATGATGCTGGAAGCTTAGACATTAAGTATGGTGCTTATATTCCGATGGTAAATGCATTTCGTCTGCTTGCAGTACATTCTGGCATTCAAGAGTCGAGTACGTTAAAGCGAATTGCTGCATTAGAAAAGCAAAGTGTGTTGACGAATGATGAAGCGTTGGATGCGACCGAGGCTTTCGAGTTCATTTTAGCTTTACGTTTAATGACGTCCTTCGCATTGGAGCAGGGGCAGTTAATTGGCAGTGGTAAATTGCGTGCGGAGCAGCTCACAGAGGAGTTAAAAGCGCCACTGAAAAAAGCACTCAAGACGGGTAAGCGAATACAACGTAAAGTATTAAAATTAATGAATGACCGCTCTGGCGGGAGGGCGACGTTATGAAGCAACCGCCGGAGGATATGAATTCATTGGGTCGAGCTTGGCATCTTTATAAGTTGGGGGGATTAACACCTGCTATTGCATCGATGCTAGGATCAACGAATGCGCAACAGATGGCTTTTATAAGATCAATGTCGCGGGTTCAACGAAAAGAGAGCTCGCTTGATATATTGCTTGCAGATATGGAGGCGGTCGTATTCGATTTGGAGACGACTGGCTTCTATCCTTACAATGGAGACGAAATATTATCGATTGGTGCTGTGCGGATTCGTGGGGGGCAATTCGAGGACGCGGAGCCTTTTTATAGACTTGTCAATCCGAAACGCAAAGTGCCGCAACAGATTACGGAGCTTACTGGGATTACGAATGAAATGGCGGAAACCGCACCCCAGTTGATGGACGGTCTGCATGATTTTATGGATTTTGTAGGGACGAGGGTGCTGATTGCGCATAGCAGCTCACATGACAAGCAATTTTTGAACAGTGCACTATGGCGCACATCGAAGGTGAATTTAACGCATCGTATTTTGGATACGATGATGATTTCAAAGTGGCTTGAGTCTGATGCACTCTATTACGGTCTAGATGAAGTGCTTGAACGGAATGGAATTGAAGTGACGACGCGTCATCATGCGCTCCACGATTCAGTCATGACTGCAAAGCTTTACATCAAGTTTTTGCAACAAGTGCTTGATCGTCAAGTGACTACGCTCGGTGATTTATATGCGTATTTGAGCAGACGTTAATCGTACCAATATCGTATGGGAGTGCTCGATTGGAACTTACACCAATAATGAGTTAAAATAGAAGAACAACGGATAAAGGAATGATGACAGAACAATGAAACGGAATATTCTTATACTTGGATTCGTGTTCCTCGCGATTATAGCAGTTGTTGTTATGAACCAAACGAACAAACAGGGCACTCAGCAGGGAGCCACGTTAGGCACGGCGCAGGGTGATGTACAACTACCGGAATCACCGGTCAAAGGAGCAATGGCACCACGGTTTGAGCTTGCATCTTTAGATGGAGCCGAGCAATACCAGGTTGGCGGCGAGCGTGATAAGTTGTTAATTATTAATTTCTGGGCGGCGTGGTGCGGTCCATGCGAAGAAGAAGCTCCGGACCTCGTTGATATCTATAATGAGCATCAAGGGCAATTAGATATTTATGCGGTCAATGCAACGAATTATGACAAGCTTCGTGAAGCGAAAGATTTTGTGAAGGAGCAGGGCTTCGAGTTCCCTGTATTAACTGACGCAAAAGGGACAGCGGGTGACCTTTATAAGGTATTTTCTTATCCGACCAGCTTCATTGTGAATCGTGAAGGGATTGTCGTCGAAAGAATCGAAGGCATCATTTCTCGAAAGCAGTGGGAAAAGTATTTGGATAATGCGCTCGCTTCGTAAGATAAGTACCCTATAAATAATTACACCCCCGAATTCGATTAGCTGTGAAATGCAGCTTCGACTTCGGGGGTGTTTTCAATTGATTTTAATTAGTGGTTTATTAAACCAAGCGATTCACGAGGTGACTTAGAAGTGGAATCTTCTTTGTCCATCGCTAGAAGTGCATAACGAATACTGTCAACGAGTGCTTCCCAGCTCGCTTCGATGACGTTGGACGAAACGCCGACAGTGCTCCATGTATCATTGAAGTCAGTCGATTCAATCAATACACGAACTTTAGCGGCTGTAGCGTCCTTCTCGTTCAACACACGAACCTTATAATCTGTTAGATGGATGTCGCGAATGCCCGGATAAAATTGAATGAGCGCTTTACGCAAAGCGTTATCGAGTGCATTCACTGGACCGTTACCCTCGGCAACGGTATACACTTGTTCATCACCGACTGTAATTTTCATGATTGCTTCCGTAACGAGTGAGGCGCCGTTCTTCTCGACGATAATTTTAAAAGAATCAACAGTGAATACTTCTTTTGTACTGCCATATGCATCCCGAAGCAACAGCTCCAAAGAAGCGTCAGCGCCTTCAAATTGATAGCCTTGATGCTCAAGCTCTTTAACGCGTTCGATCACATTGCGTGACTTTAATCCATCTGTTCCGATATCAAGACCAAGCTCTTGTGCCTTGGACACGATGTTGCTCTGACCTGCGAGCTCAGAGACGAGTACGCGTTGTTTATTACCGACGAGCTCAGGTGAAATATGCTCATATGTCTTCGAATCTTTCATGATTGCGGAAACGTGAATACCCCCCTTATGTGCAAAGGCAGCATTGCCAACATAAGGCTGATTGACAGGGAGATGCACGTTCGCGATCTCGCTAACGTAGCGTGCGACATTAGTTAGTGACTTTAATTGTTCGTCGCTGACACAGTGATAGCCCATCTTAAGTTGCAAGTTCGGGATGATTGAAGCGAGATTCGCATTCCCACAACGCTCACCGTATCCATTGATCGTTCCTTGAACTTGTCTAGCTCCAGCAGTTATTGCTGCGAGCGAGTTCGCAACTGCAAGTTCGCAGTCATTATGCGTATGAATTCCGATCGGAGTATCGATCAAGGAGGTGACACGCGATACGATTTCATGGATTTCTCCTGGCAGTGTACCGCCATTCGTATCACAAAGTACAATCCACTTTGAGCCGGCATCTCGCGCTTTTGCGAGTGCTGCAAGCGCGTAATCAGGATTCGCTTTGTACCCATCGAAGAAATGTTCAGCGTCGAACAATGCTTCCATACCATTCTGGTTTACGTAAGCAAGCGATTCATAAATCATAGCTAGATTTTCTTCTAGTGTCGTCTGAAGCGCGGTATGTACATGGAAATCCCACGACTTTCCGACAAGCGTAGCAGCCTTCGCTCCCGATTCAATCAAGTGCTTGAGATTGATATCTTGCTCGCAAATACTATTTTTTCGACGGGTGCTTCCGAACGCAGTTAGCTTCGCATGCAAATTCAAATCGCGAATGCGATTGAAAAATTCGATATCTTTGCTGTTGCTACCCGGATTACCGCCTTCAATATAGTGAACGCCAAGTGCATCGAGCTTGAGCGCTATCTTGACTTTATCCTCTGCTGTTAGACTAATTCCCTCACCTTGCGTACCGTCGCGCAAAGTTGTATCGAATATCGTTATTGGTGTAGACATGCGTCAGCGTAAAGCCTCCTTAATCCAAACAAGTTATACTATTATAGCATGTAGTTGCTCAGATTTGTATAATGAATGTGACCAGGAAAGGAGAGCTCGCGGGTGAATAGATCGAAGCATAGAGTCATCCTTCATATCGATATGAACGCATATTATTGTTCTGTTCACGCTGCGGAAGAACCCGAGCGTTACAAGAACAAACCCACGGCTGTCGCTGGAAGTGTCGAGTTGCGAAAAGGAATTCTCGTGACAAGCTCTTATGAAGCTAGGTCGCTCGGCATCCGAACGGGGATGACAGTGAGAGAGGCGACTCGTATTTGTCCTGAGCTTATATTGATTTCACCAAATTTCGATCTATATCGCAAATACAGCAAAAACTTTATGCGCATTGCTGGGAATTATACACCGCTCGTCGAAGCCGTCTCCATTGATGAATGTTTTCTGGACATTACAGGTAGTTCGCAATTCGGGACAGCGGAGCAAATCGCTGAAACGATCCAACGTAGAATTCGTGAGGAGCTTTCATTGCCATGCTCGATTGGGATTGCACCCAATAAGCTGTTAGCCAAGATGGCATCGGATATGCGCAAGCCAGATGCGATAACGATATTGCGCAGACGCGAGGTTCCCAAGCTGCTGTGGGATAAACCTTGTCAAACGCTGCATGGTATTGGTTCGCGTACAGCAGATAAGCTATTGCGATTGAATATTCGAACGATCGGTGAATTGGCTGGTGCTGATTTAGCGATGCTTCAAGATCGTTTTGGTGTATATGGGGCATGGATGAAGCGGGCTGCACACGGCCTTGATGATGCAGTTGTAGAGCCTTTACATGAAGCGCCGAAATCGATTGGTCATACAACTACGCTTCCAGCAGACATTACTGACAAGGAACAATATTATCGCGTGCTGCTTAACCTTGCAGACCAGACAACAAGACGGCTTCGGCACCAAGCGATGGTATGCACGACGATTCAACTGACGATTAGAGACCCGGACATGCGAACAATTACGCGATCAGCAACGCTGCCCACTGCAACTGATTATGCACAAGAGGTTTATAAGGTCGCATGTCGACTGATGGATGCGCATTGGAACGAAGGTAATCCCGTGCGTTTGCTAGGTATCACTCTGCAATCTCTCGGAGCGAAGGAAGAGACGCCGGTTCAACTTGATCTATTTTCATATGAACAGAAGCCCAAGCAGGATCGACTGCTCACCATCATGGATCAACTTAGAGATAAATTTGGTGAAGATGCAGTGCTGACTGCTGGAATGCTGGGAGAAGACCCTTCATCATTAATTCGGAATAAGAAGATTCGCGGAACGTCGTTGCAGAAAGATTTTTTACGTGAAAATGAAGGCTTGAATGAGAACGATTATTAAGTAGAAAGAATATATAGAAAGATGTACAAAAGGGTTTGATCTTACGGACATATTATATTATATTGATTGTAAGAACGGTTGTTGCAGATGATTTATTGAACTTTAGGAGGTTATATCATGGCTAAGTTTACTTATGTAGATAAAGACACTTGTATTGCATGCGGAGCTTGTGGAGCAACAGCACCTGACATCTATGATTATGACGATGAAGGGCTAGCAGAAGTTATTTATGCAAATGATGGCAACCACGGAAACACGGAAATCCCTGAGGATCTGTTCGATGATCTTCAAGACGCTTGTGATGGATGCCCTACCGATTCCATCAAAGTAGCAGATTCTCCGTTTAATATGTAAGCCCATTATACGAAGCAAACCCGTAATTAGGACTTAACTCCTAGTTACGGGTTTTTTTTACGCGCAAAAAAGTGACTCTCGTCACTGTTTTAACCTTTTTGACAATTTCCAACAAAAAAACTAGTCTCTAAGTTATAATATAACTTGAGTGGTAACATTTACATAGGGCGTGAATGAATTGAGAGAAAAGATTAAGTATATAGCGATTGTATTGAATGTCGTTTTATTGATCGCTGTTTATATCATTTCGCAATCACATATTTTGTGGAATATTGACCATCAATTGGCTGATTTCAACATGAAAGAAACTGCACATCATGAACCAAATTCGAAAATCATCATCGTTGCCATTGACGATGATTCATTAGAGGTACTAGGTCGATTTCCTTGGGATCGCTCGGTGTATGCAGCATTACTCGACAATATGAACCTAGAGGATAACATTCCGAAGGCGATTGCGTTCGATGTTATCTTTAGTGAAGAAAGTAACAACATGGATAGCGATATGGCCTTCGCTCAAGCTCTAGCAACTTATCCGAATGTGATCTTACCGGTAGTCGGCAATACCGGTTTAACGGAGACAACACAGACGAAAGGTCAATTGACTAGGGCTACTTCGGTATTAAAGCCGTATGAACTATATGCAGATTTAGTACAGCAAGCACACATTAATCGGGTGAGCAGCTTGGATGGAGTTATCCGTCAGGCATGGCTTCACATTCAAGGCCCGGATGGTGAAGTTATACCTTCACTCGCTTATAAGGCTGTCGAGATGGCTGGTTATGATTTGACAAAGTACGTCAATTGGACTGACCCGCGTAAGACGACAGAGAAAGTGATGAAGAATACGATAACGGTGGATTATGAGTTATCTACGGAGGACTTTACTACTGTTTCTTTTATAGATGTGCTTGAAGGCAATATTCCTGCAGATTGGTTTCAGGATGCAATTGTGTTTATTGGTTTTACAGCAGTTGGATTGTCGAATGACGGTGGACAGGATACGGGGATTACACCAATAGAGAAAAATATGAAGCTAGTATACGTCCACGCGAATATCGCGAACCAACTTATGATAGGTGCCATGGTTGAATATACACCTGATTGGATCGAACTGGCGCTTACAATGCTTCTATTTGCACTTTTTGTCGCATTGCCATGGAAGCTAAAAAACA is from Candidatus Cohnella colombiensis and encodes:
- a CDS encoding DUF624 domain-containing protein, which codes for MEMRGMMGGFYKLSEWIMRLSVTNVLWLLFSIPFWFIIISVLNLPIPEDIIIVDGDINSVIKAGWWLLGNMLLLPLILAPFTFFPATSAMFSVARKWVTGDVDVPLFKTFFQSYKSNFKQAMLGGILYSLLILILVVDYIFFIEHFPVVGYLFIFLMFLTVVSMFHYFSLLSHFHMKTLQLLKNALILTIGRPIRSLLIVFGIVAVFLILRQFPVLFLFFSGSIVAVYTFYHFNLVVQKMIIQREAIEAKEGQDGQATDDGKQSQA
- a CDS encoding DUF1499 domain-containing protein; amino-acid sequence: MLKRVLIGLIRSHENTSDRAKDPKLKSHYYRLSKDRTWDEVISILKKMKGYRVLHEVQNVGEIVMEKKTVSGRTMDITIQIVTASPGTTAVDIYSASRGSLGDLGANYRIIQEIYSVLDRKLSNNKI
- the tpx gene encoding thiol peroxidase, which produces MSQERSATLKGNPITLVGPVLAAGNTAPDFVLNKNLLEVASLQDFSGKVKLISVVPSIDTGVCDAQTRRFNEVASQLGDQVAVLTVSADLPFAQARWCGAAGVDRVVMLSDYKDNSFAKAYGVLIKELSLDMRSIFVVDANDKITYVEVLSEMTEHPNYDAAIAAVKELL
- a CDS encoding LysR family transcriptional regulator; amino-acid sequence: MELRQLQYFVKVARLQHVTKAAEELHVAQSAVSRQIHRLEEELGVRLFMQRGRNVQLTPVGQLFLKRAENILNDLDQSVIELHEFLDPEVGEIRLGFPHSLGINMVPQAVAAFRKLHPRVRFRFRQGMYPSLIRDVIEAEVDLAFISPFPEKNDQVTGEIILTEELFAILPENHRLAMEDSIPLSELKDEIFVLFSEGYSLRPIVWEACKAAGFTPKIAFEGEETGTIRGLVAAGMGVSLLPEMAMYHTSSMMPAVVNISSPHVTRTIGLIRRSEEKMPLVVQMFHSFLLDFFSKQNK
- a CDS encoding zinc metallopeptidase, which encodes MYFFHPMDFLIIIAFLLSLWAQFRVKGTFNRWSGVPIRSGITGQQAARAMLDRNGLNQIPIERIQGQLSDHYDPVKRVVRLSETVYDQNSVAAVSVACHEVGHAIQHANHYPMLALRHRMFPVVNFASNIAPFMLIAGFVFNAMNLIGLGIIFFSAAVAFQLVTLPVEFNASSRARNLMIAEGFISNDEERGVAKVLNAAALTYVAAALISLLELVKYILIFANRRE
- a CDS encoding MerR family transcriptional regulator, producing MRERQNNTSRFYRIGELASLTGLSARTIDYYTSIGLLHPAKRSNGNFRLYDDDTLERIYRIEEMKAQKYTLGEIKTQLASLNRATTNATVSRKLAELQTHMTQLEREVKELEPVLEQLKPQQAKRLYRALTPSTAACIDALLLLLGKNNFM
- a CDS encoding ammonium transporter — protein: MFKKSLFVLGVMMVLFPALAIAADPSAAQLDAGISSLWILVSGILVLLMQGGFILLEAGSTRMKNAGHVAGKTIFTLGLASLVYWAVGYGVAFGGDASESLNKFIGMGDFFYEPNFLAVDGDGYPSSIFFIFQLAFVAVSLSIAWGGFAERAKLSSYFIFTLVFCSVIYPIIAHWIWGGGWLAEDGSQDFAGSTVVHLSGAMAALAATILLKPRIGRFNKDGSANEIPGHNQVFTALAVLLLWVGWFGFNAGSWLAVSDGFFGFVAFNTQLGASGGAVAALLVSWLLNGKADITAMLNGALAGLVAITASCAFVDPWAAVVIGLTAGVLVVFSTKMFEKLKIDDPIYALSVHGAAGVWGTLANGIFATDKLVEQVGVGKPGLLYGGGMEQLWVQFESVVVAGAFAFFTSFLVLWIIKKSIDFRVTEEQEIIGLDLSEHGNYGYPEQMKKTGTSV
- a CDS encoding DUF294 nucleotidyltransferase-like domain-containing protein, whose product is MTNPQIEQSILQIEVTDDLQQLRTIRMGEQERISQAMFHTPIQSVMNELNQLHDALVIKVIDLAEIEMARLGHGAPPVPYAYMLYGSAGRSEQTLYSDQDSGMIYENPPGEYEAAQYRSYFQQLATLAVNYFIQLGYPPCEGSVIASNPQWCLSLTEWEFKINSWFKEPSWESVRYLLIVTDGRVVTGHKSLAERMKERFFCDVLEQPIIVQRMLENTLRHKVLVGVFGQLLREQYGDDAGSLDIKYGAYIPMVNAFRLLAVHSGIQESSTLKRIAALEKQSVLTNDEALDATEAFEFILALRLMTSFALEQGQLIGSGKLRAEQLTEELKAPLKKALKTGKRIQRKVLKLMNDRSGGRATL
- a CDS encoding exonuclease domain-containing protein, which codes for MKQPPEDMNSLGRAWHLYKLGGLTPAIASMLGSTNAQQMAFIRSMSRVQRKESSLDILLADMEAVVFDLETTGFYPYNGDEILSIGAVRIRGGQFEDAEPFYRLVNPKRKVPQQITELTGITNEMAETAPQLMDGLHDFMDFVGTRVLIAHSSSHDKQFLNSALWRTSKVNLTHRILDTMMISKWLESDALYYGLDEVLERNGIEVTTRHHALHDSVMTAKLYIKFLQQVLDRQVTTLGDLYAYLSRR